One window from the genome of Deinococcus sp. NW-56 encodes:
- the lon gene encoding endopeptidase La — protein MPTANQPTPLPANVPVCPVRGSVIYPTMVQHIDASRALSINAIEAAMAGDKVILIVSQRDKDVDDPQGADLYDVGTACNVLRVRKNPDGTVQMLVAAVSRARVTRYERGEYLTADVEALPTETGDTVELQALARELREKFETVAQGGRIGAESVQAIQGKDDPGEMADHIAFNLDFKLEDKQAVLEAARLTDRVRRVLTLLDTEQEVQAVQARIRAQVKEEIDKNQREYYLREQMKVIQKELQGGDDGEEGDEAEAFRAKIDALGLSPEVKKEIDREVNRLARMHPDAAEASVIRTYLTWVTELPWNVRSDDRLDVAEAAGILDEDHYGLEKVKDRVLEFLAVRRLRRERAERGELDAAEVNKGPILVFTGPPGVGKTSIAQSIAKSLGRKYVRIALGGARDESDIRGHRRTYIGAMPGRIIQGIRTAGTKNPVILLDEVDKLGSSYQGDPSAALLEVLDPAQNQHFTDHYMGVPFDLSEVMFIATANYPEQIPAALMDRMEVIEFSSYIEQEKLEIAKRYLLPRQLTANGLKPNQISFTDAALERLISHYTREAGVRNLEREIGTVARKVARRIATGEVKRVKVTDKELDRYLGQARHVPETEGQEDKVGVSTGMFYTPVGGDILFVETSVMPGKGLVLTGQLGDVMKESARAALTYIKTNAERFHIDRERIENSEIHIHVPAGAIPKEGPSAGGAMVTSLISALSGIPARHDVAMTGEMTLTGRYLPIGGLKEKVLGARRAGIKHIIMPGANEGDLRDIPVHLRSSMRFHPCETVDQVLDVALVGGLKALETPRGEATEVAAPPAKRRATRRSTGASA, from the coding sequence ATGCCCACTGCCAACCAACCCACCCCGCTGCCTGCCAACGTGCCCGTGTGCCCGGTGCGCGGCAGCGTCATCTACCCGACGATGGTGCAGCATATCGACGCCAGCCGTGCCCTTTCGATCAATGCGATCGAGGCGGCCATGGCGGGCGACAAGGTCATCCTGATCGTGTCGCAGCGCGACAAGGATGTGGACGACCCGCAGGGCGCCGACCTGTACGACGTGGGCACCGCCTGCAACGTGCTGCGCGTTCGCAAAAACCCCGACGGCACCGTGCAGATGCTGGTCGCCGCCGTGTCGCGCGCCCGCGTGACCCGCTACGAGCGGGGCGAGTACCTCACCGCCGATGTGGAAGCGCTGCCCACCGAGACGGGCGACACTGTCGAGCTTCAGGCGCTCGCCCGCGAGCTGCGCGAGAAGTTCGAGACGGTGGCCCAGGGAGGCCGCATCGGGGCCGAGAGTGTTCAGGCCATTCAGGGCAAGGACGATCCCGGCGAGATGGCCGACCACATCGCCTTTAACCTCGACTTCAAGCTGGAAGACAAGCAGGCGGTGCTAGAAGCCGCCCGCCTGACTGACCGCGTGCGCCGGGTGCTGACGCTGCTCGATACCGAGCAGGAGGTGCAGGCGGTGCAGGCCCGCATCCGCGCCCAGGTCAAGGAAGAGATCGACAAGAACCAGCGCGAGTACTACCTGCGCGAGCAGATGAAGGTCATTCAGAAGGAGCTGCAGGGCGGCGACGACGGCGAGGAGGGCGACGAGGCCGAAGCCTTCCGCGCCAAGATCGACGCGCTGGGGCTGTCCCCCGAGGTCAAGAAGGAGATTGACCGCGAGGTGAACCGCCTCGCCCGGATGCACCCCGACGCCGCCGAAGCGTCCGTGATCCGCACCTACCTGACCTGGGTCACCGAACTGCCCTGGAACGTGCGCAGCGACGACCGCCTCGACGTGGCCGAGGCGGCCGGCATCCTGGACGAGGACCACTACGGGCTAGAGAAGGTCAAGGACCGGGTGCTGGAGTTCCTGGCCGTGCGCCGCCTGCGCCGCGAGCGGGCCGAGCGCGGCGAGCTGGACGCCGCCGAGGTCAACAAGGGGCCGATTCTGGTGTTCACCGGCCCTCCCGGCGTGGGCAAGACGAGCATCGCGCAGTCCATCGCCAAGTCGCTGGGGCGCAAGTACGTCCGCATCGCGCTGGGCGGCGCCCGCGACGAGTCGGACATCCGGGGCCACCGCCGCACTTACATCGGGGCGATGCCGGGGCGCATCATCCAGGGCATCCGCACGGCGGGCACCAAGAACCCGGTGATCCTGCTCGACGAGGTGGACAAGCTCGGCAGCAGCTACCAGGGCGACCCCTCGGCGGCGCTGCTCGAAGTCCTCGACCCCGCGCAGAACCAGCACTTCACCGACCACTACATGGGTGTGCCCTTCGACCTCTCGGAAGTGATGTTCATCGCCACCGCCAACTACCCTGAGCAGATCCCGGCGGCGCTGATGGACCGCATGGAGGTCATCGAGTTCTCCTCCTACATCGAGCAGGAGAAGCTGGAGATCGCCAAGCGCTACCTGCTGCCCCGGCAGCTCACGGCCAACGGCCTGAAGCCCAACCAGATCAGCTTCACGGACGCGGCGCTGGAGCGGCTGATCAGCCACTACACGCGGGAAGCGGGCGTGCGCAACCTCGAGCGCGAGATCGGCACCGTGGCCCGCAAGGTCGCCCGCCGCATCGCCACGGGCGAGGTCAAGCGCGTCAAGGTGACCGACAAGGAACTCGACCGTTACCTCGGCCAGGCCCGCCACGTGCCCGAGACCGAGGGGCAGGAGGACAAGGTGGGTGTCTCGACCGGGATGTTCTACACGCCGGTGGGCGGCGACATCCTGTTCGTGGAAACCAGCGTGATGCCCGGCAAGGGCTTGGTGCTGACCGGGCAGCTCGGCGACGTGATGAAGGAATCGGCCCGCGCCGCGCTGACCTACATCAAGACCAACGCCGAACGCTTCCACATCGACCGCGAGCGCATCGAGAACTCCGAGATCCACATCCACGTTCCGGCGGGCGCGATTCCCAAGGAAGGTCCCTCGGCGGGCGGCGCCATGGTCACCTCCCTGATCTCGGCCCTGAGCGGCATCCCCGCCCGGCACGACGTGGCGATGACCGGCGAGATGACGCTGACCGGGCGCTACCTGCCCATCGGCGGGCTGAAGGAGAAGGTGCTGGGTGCCCGCCGCGCCGGAATCAAGCACATCATCATGCCGGGGGCGAACGAGGGCGACCTGCGCGACATCCCGGTACATCTGCGCTCCTCCATGCGCTTCCACCCCTGCGAGACGGTGGATCAGGTGCTCGACGTGGCCCTGGTGGGTGGCCTGAAGGCCCTGGAAACCCCGCGCGGCGAGGCCACCGAGGTCGCTGCCCCGCCCGCCAAGCGCCGGGCGACCCGCCGCAGCACGGGCGCGAGCGCGTAA